Genomic DNA from Melopsittacus undulatus isolate bMelUnd1 chromosome 2, bMelUnd1.mat.Z, whole genome shotgun sequence:
AATTAATGCATTGATTGGTAAAGTGATTATCTGCCACCAGTATtgcagatcacagaatcacataaaTTATCACAGAAGTATTATTTCATCAGATGGATGTTGGAGCTGCCTCACATACCTTAGCAGAGAATTAAGGGTCATATTGCTTCATGTTTGAAAACATGTGTTTCCAAAATCCAAGCAAAAAATCTCATTGGCTTTTGAACAGACAGACAAAAGATGTGTGCTCTCTAGTGTGTTAAGACTTCAAACAGttatttaaagcaaaaggaCCTCACCTGCTCATCCTAAAGAGATGCTATGGGTGttccctggcggtgttcaagaccaggttggatgaagccttgggtgatatggtttagtgtgaggtgtccctgcccatggcaggggggttggaactagatgattttaaggtcctttccaatcctaactattctatgattctatgattctcatgCTATGGGAGGAGCCATGTGAGCAAGCAATGCAAAGTGACAGGGgctaaaaaaaatccctgccAGCCCAGGCTGCTGACAGGGACCTCCCTGCTCCCAAACTCCCCAGGCATGGCCCTTCCCTCTCAATGTGGTGGTGTAGTGGCACATGAGATGGAGGAGATATTCAATGGCAGGAAAAGCCTGTATCCCCAAGCAAGGAGGAAATAAGGATCAGATAAGGATCATCACTTGCTTCTCCTCCCACCACCACTTTCTGAAGCTGGTGGCTGCATCCCATGCTGAGGATGAGGGGAAAGACATGCTGCAGAGAGAGTGTCTTCACTCTCCAACCTATCTTCATCTGTCTGGGTGCTTTTGGCATGCAGACTTTGCTACAGGGATGTTGAAAATGAGCACAGATTCATTCACATTCTGCAAACCACTGTGTTTCCAGGTCTCCTGGGGCAGCTGAGGAGAGCCATCACCATGATTTCTACACTGCTCTTGCTGGGCCTTATGGCCCTTGTTGGTGAGccagggtttgggtttgggctGCTGTCAAAAACACCCAGGAACTGTTTGCAGAGGGGCTGCAGAAGGAGGTGTGCAGTCAGACCTGAGATCCCCTTTCTGCACAGTGCTGTAAAACCCCATGTAGCTGATGGTCCTTGGCTTCTCTATGGGGCTGCTCACTGTCCATGTGTGCCCCAGACCAGCATGTGTGGAGTACAGGACTGACACCAAAAGGGAGTCACAGGCATACCTTCTCTTGATTTTACCAGCTAACCTTCTCTGATCCCTGCCTGCCCAGAAATGATCTCACCAATGTGGCAAGCTCTTTGATGGAGGCTATTAATTCCTCTGGAACTGAGGAAGCAGAGTAATTTGCCCAGACTAAGGCAAGCACTCTCCTGAATTTATTCCTTACCAAGTTACAGAGGGTCACAGGAGATGCTCCCAGCCAGGATGCTTGGGTACCACCAGCAATCATCCAAGTGGTCCCAGATATTTTTGGGCATTAGATGGGGAGCACCCTCTGAAATAACTGCCGAGGCTGTGGTTCCCCTCTCCAACACCAGCCTTTGGACCGAACAAGGCAGATGCCTATTCATCTAAATTGTCATTAGATTCATTCACTTCAACATATACAAttagaaaagaacaaatttcTGTTCTCTGCCTGTCTTTGATAACGTTAGTAATGGAGAGCAGTGACAACCATACAAGCATGGCCAACACAAGGTGATGTGGATTACTGGTCTGGATCAATCCCTCATGCTGTATGGACCTGCAGCACACTGTACGGTATCACCCTGAGATTTTATGCGTTTAAACacctgtatttaatttttcagctcCATCCATGAGTTACAGTTGCTATGGTGATATAAGTGCTCTTCAAGCCCCACTGATCCCCTGTACAGCTGTAAGAGCCTCAGATTGTGGTAGGTATCATTCATTACTTGATTTGTCAACCTGTTTGTACCTTACAGAGAGATGCTTTTTCTGCTGCCAAACTAAAAGTGTTGCAGCTACTCAATTAGCCGAAAGAGAGAAAGCAACACCCCCTCTCCCAAAATGTCAGGTGCTGTGAAGCCCCCAGACCTGGTGGGAAGTGGGAGGACAAATTTCAGGTCCCATAGTCAGGATTCTCAGCTGctaagcaaagggaaaaagggcAACCCCTTTTCAGTTAAAATGGTTTCTTTATCGGCCAGGATCAGCATCTTCACAAAACTCAGGGCCTGTCTGCTCAAAGGGGAAGATGTGCAGAGCCAGGCCCTGAGTGCTGCCATGTCAGCTCAGCTAGCCAGAGGCCCAGTTTGCAGGAGGAAGGTCCCACATGCACAGCTGTCCTACCTCTGGATGACCCTTTTCTGGTAACTCCTTCCCATTTCCCTCATTCTTGTCTTGTGTTACTGCCCTGTCATTGCAAAGTTGACTACATCAGGTTCATACTGCTGAGATCTCCGGGGACTTTGCCACATGCATTGGATATAGGCAGCTCCAGGGCAGACACCTGACCGTGGGTGTCCAAGTATGGATATGAACCTGCTTGCTTGTTTCCAAACTGTTCCAAAATTACCTTTGGGAAAACCCCACCTGTCTAACAACGCAGTGTCACTGCAGTTTGCACAGTCCGCCAGCCTCACAgtcttttcaaatgcatttctaaTTGCACTTTTCTGACTCCAGAGCCACATTtccagcagtgcagcagcaggagtggcCCATGAACGTGCAGTCCCACCTCCCGAGAAGCTGCTCTcttcccctcatcatcctcggGTACCGGCACAGCAGTTCTCTGGCCACAGTCAGAGCCAATGCTTGTTCCTCAAGCGCCACTGCCCAACTTGGTGTAGCTGTGTTTACTTCAGCACTTGAGTTACTCCTTTGAAACACCGCTCAAAGGTGAAGTGAGGGTTTTGGACAGGAGGGTGTGTGAGTCTGCCTTTTCCTAACCCACAGGACTTGCCCTGGTACGGAGCTCTGCTGAGGCAGACATCATACGCCTGAGGAAATACGAGGTCCAGATTAAGAGAGTAGCCAGAAACCTGTGCCTGGAGCCTGCACTCATCGCTGGCATCATCTCGCAGGAAAGCCGTGTCGGCCTGCTCCTGGACAATGGCTGGGACCAGGAACGGCACAGGTACGGCTTGATGCAGGTACGTGGGGATGATGAGTATGAGTAACAGAACAGTAATGTAGTATTTATCCCTGGTCCTTACCTTAGTAAATGACTGTTCTGTGTTCAGGACAGCACTTAAATTTGTTCCTTCTACATCAAAGGTTGTGCGTAAGTGTTGCCCTGAGTAAGGTCACTTCAATGAGTCACAGCCTGGGAGTACAAAGATGACAGAAAAGGTGATAGAGCTGTGGTTGTGTTCAGAGGAAAACCCATTTTCTTGCTTGACTTTTCTAGCTTGGTGGGCATCAACAGCCTTTTGGACTGTGGGATAGTGAAGAACATATAAATCAGTGCTCAACTATCCTGGTTCTTTCAATTAATGAAGTACGGGCAAGACATCCTACCTGGACCTGGGACCAGCAGCTGAGAGGTATGTGAGGGACTATGTACTAGAAAGGGATACGCTGAGTGATGGGAGTGCTGCGCATTTGCTGTCATCATTTTTTAGGGAAAAAGAGCATCACTCTAGCAGATTTTACAGCATCTCTtgacaaaacaaacagacaaacaaacaaaaaatgcacaCCAAACTGGAGTTTTCTAGTAGAAAAAAGGCAAACCCAAATCAAGAGACCAGCAAGAGGTTTGAATACAGATGCAGCCTCCCAACTCAAAGCGCTGTCCACAGGGCCTCCATGTTTCTGTCCACAGAAGAGAGACTGTGGTGGGACGCTAAGCTCCTTGGCAGCTTTGCTGTAGTAGAAAGCAGCATGAAACAAGCCCAGCCCTGGAGCtaaattttcctcttctctgttcATCCAACAAGTGAAATAGCTATCAGGTGGACAAATAAGGTGGAAAGCAGCCAAACAAAAGCCACTGGGGAATGCAGAAATTGAGGTATTTCAGTGTAACAGATTGACTGTGGCATGCTGTTAAATTGTGTGAAGGAAGCTTGGGACACTGGTTTGCATGCAGTTCATGTTATCCGTGTGCTGGTTTGTTCACCCTGTGCCATTTCCTACTCTGCCATCCTCCTTCTGCCACTACCTTTTTTAATTACACCCTTTTCTAGGACCACCATGACATTCCCACTTTAATTTGGAGAGAGTCATGGGTTCCTTCACTACAAAAATAAGGATTTTACAAAACCAGTCACTTTTCAACCATAATGCAGAATGAGCGATTTCCCAAGCAGTTGTGTTGGCTTGGTGAGATGCATGGTCCTCTTAGCTAGGAATTTTTACCTTTAAATCTTTGTTTCTTACTTATAAGCCCATAACAACAACTCATTAACTCTTTCTAGGGGGAATCTGCACCTACCGTGCAAAAATGGGCAACTTCCAGGTCTACGAGGATGACCCCTGTGACAGAGACAGCTACTACGTCAACAGTGTGATTAGGAGAGCCCAGTACTTTAAGAGACACGGGTTCTAGCTCATAAACCCACACCACCACTGAGCCTCTCCTCCACATAGACTAGCCCAGTAGTGATTGTAGTAtccagagcagctcctcaggTCCCCTGGCAGGACCAATGCTGGTGGCAACAGCTCAGCACTGCCTTCCAGGGGACCTGCTGGGACAAGACGTCACAAGCTCAGGGCCTTTGAAGGGCAGAGACAGGGACAGTCCAGCAATGTTTAGGTGTCGGGTAAGGAAGGTGCCTCTTCCCATTTGAAGCTGAATGCAGAGCTGTTTGTGCATCCCCCAAGCATGGGTACACAAGCAGCTTTCCCTGTGCATTGTCTGTGTTCTGCCCATCTCCTTTAGCCaactccttccctctccctggtCAATGTTGGGATGAAACCCCTGAGTTAAACTCATCCTTCCCCTTGattgtgctggctgcagggcaATGAAGAGACTTCTCGCCAAGCCTTTGGCCTCTGCACTAGCTGTCCATTTCTGTGGCCAGCCCTGTGCAGAACAATACTAAATGTGCTTCTGTTAGTCTCCCGAGCCCTGGAGCCCACAGCCATGGTGGGGCTGGAGAATTCTTCATGGTGAAAAGCGGCCTCATGCAGGAGAAGCTGTATGGGAAGTACTTCAAGAGCCATAGCAAGCATGCAAAACAGCTTTCCATTAGTCAGCAGCCCTCTGAGTGGGAGCCAGACCTGCATGTACCCAAGCCCAGGGGATGTATCAAAACAAGAGTGTTGGTAAAACACCCCACAACCTTTCCTGCTTTAGCTTTTGCATCTTTATGCTGGGTTTCCTTCAAgtttaaaaagtgtttcagTATCTGCCCCTCTGTAAGAGATCCAGACTTCTAATTTGAAGTGAATTAGCTCTGGGTTTGTAAGCTCTGTTTGAAAGTGTTCTTCAATGGGGATGGGTCTGGGTGAAAATTAAGGTTTACTGAGAATAATACTGagaataagagaaaaaataaagataaatgtTGACTccaaatactttattttcccaTGGGGTCCAGTGTTCAGCAACCTGCAACTTGAATAATAACCCAATACATTACTCTTGCAATGGGTCTAAAACTCCATTTGGGAACACAAAGAGGGAAATGGTGCTACAGACACACAGGGGTGGATGAGAAGAGCTGGGCTGGCGACCAGGGTGTGAGGCAGGCCAAGTCTAGCCACTGCCTCCAAACCCGTGAACAGGGAATAAGGATGTCCATGTTTAGCCTTTTGAATAAGGATTTTGGAAGTGTTGGGACACTTttctgctggctgtcaccactGCTGATACAGAAGTGATGTGTCTTGTGGCCCCCTGTGTTGGGTACTTCAAAGAACTTTCAGGGTAATGAAGCAACGTTCACTGGGAGCAACCAACGTGCAAAAATAGCTGCATGTTATGCTGCTGTAGAGTGGGGAAATGTCATTGGTGTTCTTTAAGGACTCTTATAGGCTAACATTGCTGTGTCAGAGGCAGCAATCAGCAAATCAAAAAGACAGCAAATTCCAGTCAGGGGAGAAAAATCTTCTCTGGGTCCTGTGCTTTGGTTTTACAACCATTGTCAGTACTGGGAAATGTGTTTAAATGTGCTTCCTACAATAACCAGCAAATGTGAGGTGGGAAGTTTTCTCTGTTATGGACCTCATAAGCTGCAGGCAGTATGGGCCAGTCCCTCCGCAGCTCAGGCAAGGATCTGTCTGAAGTTTGTAGCTTCAATGACTGACTGTCATAGACACCAGGCAGAGGGAGCAATTAAAAAACCTGTTTCAGCAGTAACTGAAGCAGTAGGAAACCACTGCCAGGAACATGTCCCCATGGGCCAGAGCTGTAACTACATGGCTGAGCAGATTGATCTGATGGCTGACTCTGAACATTGGAGTTAGATCCGTTTGAGCCACACATCCATGTCTCTCCAAGAGATGCAGAAAACAAGGGGCAATGCCACCGCAGTAGTGCAGTGCTGAATAACTGagcttgttctgctttgctaCTCATTGAAAAAGTGGGCTGCGATTTCCTGGCCAGCAACCTGCTCCCAGGACGATGTTTCTCTGTGGCTGCCTTAGGCACACTCAGGACTGCACCCCAAAATGCCAG
This window encodes:
- the LOC101870504 gene encoding lysozyme g-like gives rise to the protein MISTLLLLGLMALVAPSMSYSCYGDISALQAPLIPCTAVRASDCGLALVRSSAEADIIRLRKYEVQIKRVARNLCLEPALIAGIISQESRVGLLLDNGWDQERHRYGLMQLGGHQQPFGLWDSEEHINQCSTILVLSINEVRARHPTWTWDQQLRGGICTYRAKMGNFQVYEDDPCDRDSYYVNSVIRRAQYFKRHGF